TTTTGGTAATATGCCAGAGAAGAAGGACTGCGTTGACCTGCGTTCATCTTTTTGACGCTCACCAGAGACGAGTTTGACCTTAAATGTGAGCAGCAGCATCAATAATATTTGTCATGTTCAACTGAAATCATCTACAAGATCCTTGTGGAAGAGTTCAGCAGCtcaggaagagaaaacagagaaacctAAACTTCTAATGGAACTAAAACTGAAAGTCAACTGAAACTAAACTGcaattgaaatgtaaaaaaacaagtcTGTAAAAAGTCCCAAAGTCTCCCATTTTCCATGaacaaattgtgtgtgtttctgtggtctGTGGAACATGTGAGGCAGGAAACAGTTTCAAGGTGCCGCTCACTGATTGTTGCTGCTTGTGGTTTGTAGaaccagaaaataaaactaaaatactCCAAAGACATGAAGGACTGTAATACCAGGGAACACAGCATTGGGACACTGTGAAAAAATTTGTTAGACATCTAAATATATTCAGTatgccagagaaaaaaaaggcttttgttgtatttttgcgTCAGTTACTTAATAGCAGCGAGCtaataaaacaattattacTGAAAATACACAGTCTGTTGCGAGGCAACCTGTCCAAACATGAGACGGTCATGAACTTTATATTTACCCCTGTTAATATATAAAAGGGGGAAGTTTGTCCATTAAAGCTGAACATACGAAAGGTTGCAGTCACTGTGTGAGTTATAAACCCATCATGCAAAATCCTTTAAGCCCTGTTTAATTACTGTATGTGACTTTACTCTTTCTGGTCCATCTAGAGATGTAATCAGGGCCAGCTGCCGGCCTAGGCAGTAAAGGCAAATAGGGGCCCCAGTGTACCAGAGAGGGGAAAACCAACACATCTGACatgttgactttttgttttcGTTCGCGTGGACCACCTGGCAAGAAATgaagttcatttcatttgagtttttGATTAGCCAATAATAATGACACCCCTGCATGGTGTAAGTTTGTCTCCAgttcttttttaatttgaataagaaatgtaattttgcgCACTATTTCTGTCTTCCGGCACAACAGGAGCTGATGTTACCTGACTTATAAGCGACTATTTCTACTTTAAACAAACCCTGCTTTCTCTTGAAGCTTGTTGTGTCAACAGGAAGTCCTTATTTTAAGCAGGTGGCTGACTGCTTGTCGCTGTTTTGCACATATATACCCTCATATGACTAATGCAAACCTTTTAGTTGTGTCATCAAAAACATATATAGTAAGCAGACGGTAACAATGGAACACATATATAGATGTAAAATAACTTTGTACACATCATATACTCACTGACAGGAGTTTGGGTCTGTCCTGTAAATGCAACACATATCTCCTTAAAAACACCTTTTGAATGTTATATAATACGTTTGGGGAGCTGTATATTAATATGTTAAGTTCAGTATATAACTATTATTGGTATTAACATACTGCAATAGCTGCATATTAGCCTTTGGGGTACTGTATATGTTTGAACTGTGTAATTCATCGAGACATTAAGTTGGCAGGCGGTGTTGGAAACTCTCAGTTCATTCTCCCTTTACATCCTTGAGATCATGGTGTCATGTACGTGCATGGACCATATTTACACCTCAAAGGCCGTATCGATCTACCACAACTGATTGTGTTTCAAAGATCATATGAATCCTTTTGTGAAGATGAGTttgttaatgaaataaaatggatgACGTTCTCTCCTGGCTAAAAGTTGGGGACAGATTTTTCAAGCAATGTCCTAGTTTTCTTCAGAAAACACTTGCGAAATGTTTCACTCCACCAAATCAGTAACGTGCCAACAGTGTGCAGGTAACATGTAATGTACAACTGAAATAGATTTTATACGCGGGCACACAGTGTTTTATAAGGCTGCAGTAGACGTTCCGGCGAGGTTTACTTTTCACCGTCAGTGGATCGGCTCCACATTGTACATCTCTGTTGACCGTTGTCTCACTCTGTATATTATAGTGATGATCTCatctgctgctgatgaagagaAGACGACCCTGACAGGCACTGAGGGGGGATCCGTCACTCTACCTGACCCTGTGTTTGAGCGTGGATTTCTTTCATCAGGAGGAAATATTATTGCTATGGTGACTGATAGGAACGTCGAGGTATTGGAGGATATTTACAAGGACAGACTTGTGTGGAACAAAGACACTGGACTCTTTACATTCACTGGACTGCAGAGGAATGACTCAGGGACCTACGATGTTAACTCTAAAAAAGGAAACCCTTTCATCAAATCCTATAAAGTCACTGTGTATGGTAAGTTACATTTCCTTTACCAGTATACTGACCCGTGTGTTCGCAGGTATCATCGCTAGCCCCAGTCCATATGTTACGCCGCCTGTCCTTTGTCCACGGGAGCACTGTGTGACCAAATCACCAGGTAACGCACAGAGTGCTGAGGTCATAAATGGGGCTAACAGCATCCTTGAGACCGCCAGTTCATCTGTCTCCTGCTTTAACGTTTCTGGTTTCCATTTTGTGACTGcttcaaacccacagagaggaaacaggaactCTCATTGGTCATTTACAAGTCCTCTTTAAAAcgacagagtcagagagaggaaatgattaattaattaatgattaattagaAAATGAGCTATGAGATAGAGCGGGTTTGCTGTTCAATCCCCAATTTCAATTTCTGTAGTCAGTATCACATTCTCAGTCTTCGGTTTCATTAGTTAGAGGAAAACAATTATTAACTGTTGTCATGGCGGAACGGTTAGAGAGAGACTAATGAGATTATATCTGGGGGGGGCAGGTCTATTTTTGCTGGAGAATTTTTGCGTCTCTGAAGTGTAGAACTCACTTGTATACTTGTTATTATATTTAGATGTCTAACAGGCATCTTGTGAGTGTATACAAATGCCTGTATTTATTGGCAATTGACTTAAAATCCATTTGTGATGacgttttttttacttctccatgttttcttgttcGTGAGAGAGATtaggagaaggagggagggagacgagCAGGTAACACCTCCACTCCAGCAGTTCTTATTAAcgtcttttttaatgtttctgttgtcagacaactGGACGAGTACAAAATTTGATCGCGGCTCATAATTACTATGCAAGCTGCTGAATACTGGGGACACTGCATCTTTTATTGTGTCGTTTCCATTTAGAGTTGTGTGAATTCATATCGCTATAGGGGGTTACGACAAATGGTCAGAAGTGATACTGACTGATTATGCTTGACTTATTCACAATAGTTAAAATATGTCTACAGCAAACTGTTTTTGTCTGGTTTTCAGAAAGAGAGTAAGTGGCCTATAACTGATAACgcatcaaatgacaatgtgaaaactaTGCTATGAGGTGAAAAGGGGGCCGCTCCCCTCAGCTTTGGACCCACTGGACCTTGCCAGGTGGCAGAAACGGGACCaatgaaatgataatgttgctccgtaactgctgggTGTTTACACGTGCAACAGTTTTATCTTAAAAGATTCTCGGTGCTATTTCCACAACTTGTTTCCATAAGATTGTAAATACAGACAGAGCATGACGTACGGTATAGTTATAGTTATTTGCTATTTGAATTACAGAACAATTACTGTATGGTGATATATACTGTTATTTTGACCATATTGCCCAACTCTAATGGGGTGTCTGCTTGTAGACATATTTCTAAATTATCAGTCAAATTAACAGTAGAACGTGTGGAACCACAAACATATGGCTTGTTTCATATGTGCGGGTTCACTGTCTTGTCAGCATTGTAGCAGCCTACAACCTGTCCTGGTTGATAACATACTGTAGGAAGTGTTTTTCATAAATTTGCCTATTCCTCTGAGAGCAAAACTGAAGGGTTACACAAAGTCTAGTGGTGACGACCTACTGGACCCGTGTCAACGCTTGCAATCCGGCCAATAGTTTGCCCATTAGCAAGCgttgtgtaaataagcaacctGCATTTTCTCCATCttgacacagtgtgtgtcttATTTGTAATTTACATCAGACAAACAAGCAGTTAAGCCTGGTTTCGCACATcatagactgtgtataaagatggtTGACATGACAGCTTCctgtataggtcataagccccgcccccctccaagtacacatcaaatacatttttcccaaaggtggtttctgtcattttacactgatgtttgttcaagtgtttttcttttaattcgTTATTTGATGCTACGAAAACGGGGTGAATTGGGCGGGACCTTGATAGCATGGCCCCACCACAGTCTGTGGAACACGCCTTAACGCGGCTACGTGTAGATTCTGAGCTCTCAATAACaacctgaaaatgttttagacttagactttatttatcccacagcagggaaatttacAAGACACAGCAGCAAGGACAGAAAGGTGCaggaacacacagcagacaagcactgtgtcaataagaaccagaagtattttatatatatataataaatacagatataaaaaatatggggaacaaaatagatatatacacgGGAACAGgtgtgcagatttatgtacagaattatATAGTGCTGCCGTCGACTCTCACTGGGAGGAACATGGAAAGTCACGACCTTTCCtgaacagaaagaggaggcgCAGGTCACATCGTCTCATTCTGAATCTCCACAGAGCCCCTCCCAACTCCTGCAGTGAGCACGCTGAGCGTGAGCGCCGTGAGCTGCATCTTGCTGTGTCTTGTGGAGGGGGCCGAAGAGACGACGCTGCTGTGGTACAAAGGCGAGGAACTCGTGAACCGGAGCAGCTCCGCGCGCTCTCTGCCTCTCGAGGTGCACCGGCTGGACTTCAACTCCTCTTACAGATGTGTGGCGGCCAaccctgctgaagagaaggcCCGTCCGGTCGACGTTACGACCCTCTGCAGAGGGCAAACCGGCAGCGACAGCAGGGGCGATGCAGACGCGAGACATCGTGAGACTCATTCCGCCACAAAAACAGATGTTTCATGTCGTAAAGGCTCCGGTCGCTGGTGCATGTTGTTTAGTGTCTTCTGTTGATGTTGGGTGTTTTGTTTGACAGGTCTGATCATAATTGCAGTCAGCCTcgtgtttgctgtttttgtacttgttgccaccatcatcatcatcatcatgaagtGGAAGTGTTTGGACAAAAACACGAGGATAGCCACACAAAcaggtatttgtttgtttgtttgtttgtttaatctcacTGCTTGATCACAGATTTTTGTCCCCATTAAACGTGCGCACTTATCTATACATTTTGTCGTCTGTTTGTAGGACCCGTCCTTCATTTAAAGTAGAGATCATATCAGACACAGACCCATTGCCGATTTATGGCAGTTTGTCATGTTCAGCTGGTCGTACTTGCGGATGATTTGTCTGTATTTCTCTCAGTTCAGTTCTTGTGCCTGGAATCCACTCTGAAGGGCCAATAGGTTGGAAACCGTTCTATTCAGAGCAGCAGAAGTTCAGAGAGGGTTCTTTGTTCGGGTTGTGGGAACGTGAGTGATTTCGCACCACCATGTTCTCTGCAGTATTTCTGTGGTGTGAAAAGAGAGGATTTAGAATTCTGCCTGTTTGTGTCATGCAAGCTGCTGGTCTGTGAACACGTGGTGCTTTCCACATTTTCCTGTGGCTGTGAATGTAAGTGGAGCGGGAGAGATCACATTACATCATTGTCCCCTGAGTTTCTCCGGTACTTTCCATGTGTAAATCACCTcatctttgctttctttctcgTGAAATCACCTGGAAGCACCTCTTTGTTGGATCAGAGCCTGCCTGTATCCATCGAACTTCTAAGAATTACAAATAAGAGCCAACTTCTCAAGTTCTCCgctaaaaatggacatttgtcaAGCGACTTACTCCTACTTACAGCAAAGTGTCAGAATGTTTCTGCTCTGCAGTCGTCCGGGACCTGCTCTGCACCAGCTTGAAGGtttcctgtggagtttttaacCTCTAGCCGTGCTCTGGGGATGCATTTCTATGAGTCGCTCCCCGT
The sequence above is a segment of the Enoplosus armatus isolate fEnoArm2 chromosome 2, fEnoArm2.hap1, whole genome shotgun sequence genome. Coding sequences within it:
- the LOC139296235 gene encoding T-lymphocyte surface antigen Ly-9-like, which translates into the protein MESQMRVILLFAVMISSAADEEKTTLTGTEGGSVTLPDPVFERGFLSSGGNIIAMVTDRNVEVLEDIYKDRLVWNKDTGLFTFTGLQRNDSGTYDVNSKKGNPFIKSYKVTVYEPLPTPAVSTLSVSAVSCILLCLVEGAEETTLLWYKGEELVNRSSSARSLPLEVHRLDFNSSYRCVAANPAEEKARPVDVTTLCRGQTGSDSRGDADARHRLIIIAVSLVFAVFVLVATIIIIIMKWKCLDKNTRIATQTDVQYTDVHISEHRHSQGGNVPDSSGNVDRSTLTTLYDKLEAHRMAPSHTDTHVYDQTMDFPHA